The following proteins are co-located in the Bacteroidales bacterium genome:
- a CDS encoding FAD-dependent oxidoreductase encodes MNQKTPEFEVLIVGGGVVGTALLYTLSKYTDIKNIKLIEKYSDFGLVNSASYNNSQTLHFGDIETNYSIEKARSVKRMADMVMKYLENGKGETGDKKLFSKYSKMVLAVGAGQVQELKKRYPPFSELFPKLKMIEREEIGKIEPRVLEGRDPNQEILALVTEDGYTVDFKRLCHSFVDNALRNNPLLDIQLDTKLLKIAKTGDFYTVLTSKGELHAKVVVIAAGGHSLMIAKSLGYGKNLAVLSMAGSFYTAPKVLNGKVYTIQVPKLPFAAIHGDPEVHSEHVTRFGPTAKPIFQLERHNMSTFTEYWKTFGLGINPIISLLKIIFDRVLFSYIFMNFLYDLPYIGKRLFIKEVRKIVPSLKLDELKYAKGIGGTRPQIVNNTTRKLEMGEAKLSGDNIIFNITPSPGASTCLGNAYSDTSKIIEFLGNKYKFDKEAFEKDLL; translated from the coding sequence ATGAACCAGAAAACTCCTGAATTTGAGGTGCTTATTGTAGGAGGAGGTGTTGTGGGAACAGCCCTTCTTTATACCTTAAGCAAATACACTGATATTAAGAATATCAAACTCATAGAAAAATATTCCGATTTTGGTTTAGTAAACTCAGCGTCATATAACAACAGTCAGACTCTTCATTTCGGTGATATTGAGACCAATTACTCAATTGAAAAAGCCAGGAGTGTTAAGCGTATGGCTGATATGGTGATGAAATATCTTGAGAATGGAAAAGGAGAGACTGGTGATAAGAAATTATTCAGCAAGTACTCGAAAATGGTTCTTGCTGTAGGGGCAGGGCAGGTTCAGGAACTGAAAAAGAGGTATCCTCCTTTTAGTGAGCTCTTTCCAAAATTGAAAATGATTGAAAGAGAAGAAATAGGGAAAATAGAACCGCGTGTACTGGAAGGCAGAGATCCAAATCAGGAGATCCTGGCCCTGGTGACTGAAGATGGCTATACCGTTGATTTTAAAAGACTTTGTCATTCTTTTGTCGATAATGCTCTGAGAAATAATCCATTACTTGATATTCAGCTTGATACAAAACTTCTGAAGATTGCAAAAACCGGTGACTTTTACACTGTACTTACAAGCAAAGGGGAGCTTCATGCTAAAGTTGTTGTAATAGCAGCAGGAGGTCATAGTCTCATGATTGCAAAGTCGCTTGGTTATGGAAAGAACCTTGCTGTTTTATCAATGGCCGGAAGTTTTTACACAGCTCCTAAAGTACTTAACGGTAAAGTATATACAATACAGGTACCTAAACTTCCTTTTGCAGCAATTCACGGCGACCCTGAGGTTCACAGTGAGCATGTTACAAGGTTTGGACCAACAGCAAAGCCAATATTCCAGCTCGAAAGACATAATATGTCAACTTTCACCGAATACTGGAAAACATTTGGATTAGGGATAAATCCGATTATCAGTTTATTGAAGATCATCTTTGACAGGGTGCTCTTCAGTTACATATTTATGAATTTTCTTTATGATCTGCCATATATCGGTAAGCGTTTGTTTATCAAAGAGGTAAGAAAGATAGTACCATCCCTTAAGCTTGATGAGCTGAAATATGCTAAGGGCATTGGAGGTACCCGGCCCCAGATTGTAAACAACACAACAAGAAAACTGGAGATGGGAGAGGCCAAGCTGAGCGGTGATAATATCATTTTCAATATTACCCCTTCACCAGGGGCTTCAACCTGTCTCGGAAATGCCTATTCTGACACATCCAAGATCATTGAGTTTCTTGGTAATAAGTATAAATTCGATAAGGAGGCCTTTGAAAAGGATCTTTTATAA
- a CDS encoding multidrug DMT transporter permease — MFIPQSYSLAIILCIVTMLCWGSWGNTQKLAGKSWRFELFYWDYVLGILLFAILLGLTLGSSGESGRGFIEDMRQAETKNILNAMAGGVIFNASNILLVAAMAIAGMAVAFPVGVGIALALGVIINYIFAPQGNGTWLFGGVALIVAAIIIDAIAYKKHSSSLQKVSGKGIILSVSAGVLMALFYRFVASSMVTSFEVPEAGKLTPYSAIFFFAIGVVVSNFLFNYIIMKRPFDGAPLSFSDYKAGNLKVHLTGILGGVIWNIGMSMSIIASGKAGFAISYGLGQGATLIAALWGVFIWKEFKGASKSVNNLIFLMFLAYLAGLALLVYAGT; from the coding sequence ATGTTTATCCCACAAAGTTATTCTCTGGCAATAATCCTCTGCATAGTCACAATGTTATGCTGGGGTTCATGGGGCAACACCCAGAAACTTGCAGGCAAATCCTGGCGTTTCGAATTGTTTTACTGGGACTATGTACTTGGTATACTTCTTTTTGCGATTCTCCTGGGACTGACACTTGGAAGCTCAGGTGAAAGCGGAAGAGGGTTTATTGAGGACATGAGACAGGCGGAGACCAAAAACATCCTTAATGCCATGGCAGGTGGTGTAATATTTAATGCTTCCAATATTCTGCTTGTTGCCGCTATGGCGATTGCAGGTATGGCCGTGGCATTCCCTGTTGGTGTCGGTATAGCATTGGCGCTGGGTGTTATTATCAATTATATTTTTGCACCGCAGGGCAATGGTACCTGGCTATTTGGCGGAGTTGCTCTGATAGTTGCAGCTATCATAATTGATGCAATTGCCTATAAGAAACACAGTTCATCGCTGCAGAAAGTCTCAGGTAAGGGAATAATTCTCTCAGTTTCTGCCGGTGTTTTGATGGCTCTTTTCTACCGTTTCGTTGCAAGTTCCATGGTAACCAGTTTTGAAGTTCCCGAAGCCGGAAAACTTACACCATATTCAGCAATCTTCTTTTTCGCAATTGGAGTTGTGGTCAGTAATTTCCTGTTCAATTATATCATTATGAAACGCCCGTTTGACGGAGCCCCTCTCTCATTCAGTGATTATAAGGCCGGAAATTTAAAAGTACATCTTACAGGTATACTTGGAGGTGTAATCTGGAACATAGGAATGTCGATGAGCATTATCGCATCGGGAAAAGCAGGATTTGCGATTTCATACGGACTTGGTCAGGGGGCAACGCTTATTGCAGCTTTATGGGGTGTCTTTATCTGGAAAGAATTCAAGGGAGCTTCAAAATCTGTCAACAACCTTATTTTTCTGATGTTCCTTGCTTATCTGGCAGGACTTGCACTATTGGTATATGCAGGCACTTAA
- a CDS encoding citrate synthase, translating to MSNTTFFSKLETSVKESCNIDNKLFEEYEVKRGLRNQDGTGVLVGLTNIGNVVGYKKEGGKVVAIPGRLLYRGIDIEDITQGFQKEDRHGFEETVFLLLTGHLPNKEELSEFSAHLATLRTLPDDFTKDMILSMKGKDVLNILARSVLGLYTLDEKPDSIALDNMIKQSLSMIAKFPTIVAYSYQALRHLYKGKTLSIRHPQPNLSTAENFLYLIKGDCKGYSKLEADLLDLLLVLHAEHGGGNNSTFTLRVTSSSETDIYSAITSAIGSLKGPLHGGANVRVLEMMEDMKVHVKDWTSEKEVTEHLLKILNKKANDFSGKIYGIGHAVYTISDPRAAILKAKARELAIEKGRLAEFELYSLVERLTPEVFRVFKGEKSTKVVCINVDFYSGFVYACLDISKELYTPLFAIGRVSGWCAHRIEELTFSAKRIIRPAFKNVYGEHPYIPLNMR from the coding sequence ATGAGCAACACAACTTTCTTCTCAAAACTAGAAACCTCGGTAAAGGAATCATGCAACATAGACAATAAACTGTTTGAAGAATACGAGGTCAAACGCGGATTAAGGAACCAGGATGGGACAGGTGTTCTTGTTGGACTGACTAACATCGGCAATGTTGTTGGTTATAAGAAAGAAGGCGGAAAAGTTGTGGCAATTCCCGGAAGGCTATTATACAGAGGAATTGATATAGAGGACATTACTCAGGGATTTCAGAAGGAGGACCGTCATGGATTTGAAGAAACGGTTTTCCTTTTGCTCACCGGACATTTGCCAAATAAGGAAGAACTGAGTGAGTTTTCAGCTCATCTGGCAACCCTGCGAACCTTGCCAGATGATTTTACAAAAGATATGATATTGTCGATGAAAGGCAAGGATGTACTTAATATTCTTGCCAGGTCAGTTCTTGGATTATACACGCTTGATGAGAAACCCGACAGCATCGCTCTTGATAATATGATCAAACAATCATTAAGCATGATTGCCAAATTTCCGACGATTGTTGCTTATTCATACCAGGCATTAAGACATTTGTATAAAGGAAAGACGTTGTCAATAAGACATCCTCAGCCTAATCTTAGTACTGCTGAAAACTTTCTTTATCTTATTAAAGGTGATTGTAAAGGCTATTCAAAACTGGAAGCTGATCTTCTCGATCTTCTTCTTGTTTTGCATGCCGAGCACGGTGGCGGAAATAACTCCACATTTACCTTAAGAGTCACAAGTTCTTCTGAAACTGATATTTACTCTGCCATTACATCTGCTATCGGATCGTTGAAAGGGCCATTGCACGGGGGCGCAAATGTGAGAGTACTTGAAATGATGGAAGACATGAAGGTTCATGTTAAAGATTGGACAAGCGAGAAAGAGGTAACAGAGCACCTGCTTAAGATTCTAAATAAAAAAGCTAATGACTTTTCCGGTAAGATTTATGGAATTGGTCATGCAGTATATACTATTTCCGATCCAAGGGCTGCTATTTTAAAAGCCAAAGCCAGGGAACTTGCCATTGAAAAAGGAAGACTAGCGGAATTTGAACTTTATTCACTTGTTGAAAGACTTACTCCGGAAGTATTCAGAGTTTTTAAAGGAGAAAAATCAACAAAAGTTGTTTGTATAAATGTTGACTTTTATTCTGGTTTCGTCTATGCATGTCTCGATATTTCAAAGGAACTTTACACTCCATTGTTTGCAATCGGTAGAGTATCAGGATGGTGTGCTCACAGAATAGAAGAACTTACTTTCTCTGCAAAAAGGATTATTCGTCCTGCGTTTAAAAACGTTTACGGTGAGCATCCATATATTCCACTAAATATGAGGTAA